One genomic window of Deltaproteobacteria bacterium includes the following:
- a CDS encoding acyl-CoA thioesterase, with protein sequence MKEKDMVEANLTVRTYECDSYGHVNNAVYLNYLEYGRMAVLEKKGFSLAKLKQMGAIIVVRRIEIDYKAPAREGDRLVVRTYLKDHNKMKGIFSQEILKQSDQSLVARADVTWVFTDLQGKLIRVPQFFRDALGF encoded by the coding sequence TTGAAAGAAAAGGACATGGTCGAGGCAAATCTGACGGTAAGAACCTATGAATGTGATTCCTACGGGCACGTAAACAATGCCGTATACCTGAACTATCTGGAATATGGACGAATGGCAGTCCTGGAAAAGAAGGGATTTTCCCTGGCCAAGCTGAAGCAGATGGGGGCCATAATCGTTGTCCGGCGTATCGAAATCGACTATAAGGCCCCGGCACGCGAGGGAGATCGCCTGGTTGTTCGTACGTATCTGAAAGATCATAACAAAATGAAAGGTATTTTTTCTCAGGAAATCCTGAAGCAGTCAGATCAGAGTTTAGTTGCCAGGGCTGATGTGACCTGGGTGTTTACCGATCTGCAGGGCAAACTCATACGTGTTCCGCAGTTCTTTCGCGATGCACTTGGATTCTAG